One genomic window of Candidatus Nitrosopumilus sediminis includes the following:
- a CDS encoding DUF1059 domain-containing protein — protein sequence MVKLKCNDYGFECDFVVEGEVENVLEKFGKHTDEEHGIDYSKESLMQFILRKS from the coding sequence TTGGTAAAACTAAAGTGCAATGATTATGGGTTTGAGTGTGATTTTGTAGTAGAAGGGGAAGTAGAGAATGTACTTGAGAAATTTGGCAAACACACTGATGAAGAACATGGGATAGACTATTCCAAAGAATCTTTGATGCAGTTTATTCTGAGAAAATCATAG
- a CDS encoding Lrp/AsnC ligand binding domain-containing protein, translating to MAKAYVLMNCDLGSEKEIIATLEKIEGVKEVHGTLGMYDIIAQIESENEEKIREIITKTIRKMPKIRSTMTLTRSESEEFFKTSEKLIGMMLGHNLAQAYVVIHCNKGEEYPTLKNLSHIPEVKEADVVFGFYDVICKIEATDDKTLEDITTKAIRKLPNIESSMTLNIINEQDSDN from the coding sequence ATGGCAAAAGCATATGTTCTAATGAATTGTGATTTAGGTTCAGAAAAAGAGATTATTGCAACACTTGAAAAAATTGAAGGAGTAAAGGAAGTTCATGGTACACTTGGAATGTACGATATTATTGCACAAATAGAATCAGAAAACGAAGAGAAAATTAGAGAGATAATCACTAAAACCATTCGTAAAATGCCAAAAATTCGTTCTACTATGACCTTGACTCGTTCTGAATCTGAAGAATTTTTTAAAACATCAGAGAAATTAATTGGAATGATGTTAGGACATAATCTTGCTCAGGCATATGTAGTGATTCACTGTAACAAAGGTGAAGAATATCCTACATTAAAGAATCTCAGTCACATACCAGAGGTAAAAGAAGCAGATGTAGTTTTTGGATTTTATGATGTTATCTGTAAAATAGAGGCAACAGATGACAAAACATTAGAAGACATAACAACCAAAGCAATACGAAAATTACCTAACATTGAATCCAGTATGACATTAAACATTATCAATGAACAAGACTCTGATAATTAA
- a CDS encoding EMC3/TMCO1 family protein, with product MIDYLDYNFILFFLDNVFLQGDDGGIFSFMSQNRQALGSDDPIVKGAILSLFGVTGFGIVLNIFNSMVRKKMVDQDKLQRIMKETKGWQKERMAAMRAKDQAKIAELGKKSSYMNKMSMEMMQMNMRPMMITFVPLILIFYLVLPQLFSYTVAFSPISLNVIPGNFFQLTCTAEQALDVEHICFGKENALYLWAWYFLSSISFSGIIMKLTKTSMNMS from the coding sequence ATGATTGATTATTTAGATTACAATTTCATCTTGTTTTTTCTCGATAATGTATTTCTTCAAGGAGATGATGGAGGAATTTTTTCATTTATGAGTCAAAATAGGCAGGCACTAGGAAGCGATGATCCAATCGTAAAGGGAGCAATTTTATCATTATTTGGAGTAACTGGATTTGGAATTGTTTTGAATATTTTCAATTCAATGGTTAGAAAGAAGATGGTTGATCAAGATAAACTACAACGAATTATGAAAGAAACCAAAGGATGGCAAAAAGAAAGAATGGCTGCAATGAGAGCAAAAGATCAAGCAAAGATTGCAGAGCTAGGAAAAAAATCATCATACATGAACAAAATGTCAATGGAGATGATGCAGATGAACATGCGACCTATGATGATTACCTTTGTTCCACTTATTTTGATATTTTATCTTGTATTGCCACAACTATTTTCTTATACTGTTGCATTTTCTCCAATTTCTCTGAATGTAATTCCTGGAAATTTCTTTCAACTCACATGTACTGCAGAACAAGCTTTGGATGTTGAACATATTTGCTTTGGAAAAGAAAATGCTCTATATCTATGGGCTTGGTATTTCCTATCTTCCATATCATTTAGTGGAATTATTATGAAACTAACAAAGACTTCAATGAATATGTCTTAG
- a CDS encoding cupredoxin domain-containing protein has translation MTNRVLWGISISALVLAFIGILITITFEEPEIYNESETYVPKTRDVYLFTRVDENIEEEGLAIPPDMFSQDTIVVNQGDKVKIHFYNLEPVETQEHHTFTINDPAYNIHEDINAEENIVIEFTATKSGIFNYICTFHQPTMSGELVVLPVED, from the coding sequence ATGACAAACCGTGTATTGTGGGGAATAAGCATATCTGCGTTAGTTCTTGCTTTTATTGGAATCTTGATTACAATTACTTTTGAAGAACCCGAAATTTACAATGAATCTGAAACTTATGTGCCTAAAACAAGAGATGTATACTTGTTTACTAGAGTTGATGAAAATATCGAGGAAGAAGGTTTAGCAATTCCTCCAGATATGTTTTCTCAGGATACTATCGTTGTTAATCAAGGAGATAAAGTAAAAATCCATTTTTACAATCTTGAGCCTGTAGAAACTCAAGAACATCATACTTTTACAATTAATGACCCTGCATACAATATTCATGAAGATATCAATGCTGAAGAAAATATCGTAATAGAGTTTACAGCAACAAAAAGTGGAATTTTCAATTACATTTGTACATTTCATCAACCTACTATGAGCGGGGAACTTGTAGTTCTTCCTGTTGAAGATTAA
- a CDS encoding 30S ribosomal protein S19e, giving the protein MAKVYDVPADVLIERLASALKNEDIPAPSWIPFVKTGAHADKPPQDREWWHTRCASIMRKIYLNGPIGINALRNDYGGGKPSGYGAAHHKDAGGAIIRNAIQGLEKLGYVEKVEKKGRRISKQGMQKLDRLSTEILKELIVENPQLKVYS; this is encoded by the coding sequence ATGGCAAAGGTCTACGATGTCCCAGCAGATGTATTGATTGAAAGACTAGCTTCAGCTTTAAAAAATGAAGATATTCCTGCACCTTCTTGGATTCCATTTGTTAAAACTGGAGCTCATGCAGATAAGCCTCCACAAGATAGAGAATGGTGGCATACTAGATGTGCATCAATTATGAGAAAAATTTACCTTAACGGTCCAATTGGAATTAATGCTTTAAGAAATGATTATGGTGGTGGTAAACCTTCTGGATATGGAGCTGCTCATCATAAAGATGCAGGTGGTGCAATTATTCGAAATGCAATTCAAGGTTTAGAAAAACTTGGATATGTAGAAAAAGTTGAGAAGAAAGGACGTAGAATTTCCAAACAAGGAATGCAAAAACTCGATAGATTATCAACAGAAATTCTTAAAGAACTAATCGTTGAAAACCCACAATTGAAAGTATATTCTTAG
- a CDS encoding peptidase, translating into MKFYLVLSSLLVILFSVGYSNLSYGQGVQTAGGVNVDGSWYLGEGLAIGDYFEYSLCEIDLNDCAPIKIKFWIKGDIQNESESLWDAKVVVIDGNKIIKGSMGLGKNSPEPVTFDDNLFHYAIAFKSSLAWLSAFATANEDDRIHGPQKFSDAAWGKIGAIGGGQLIPKRTETITTPAGTADAVVVGWYSGNNNEIWIVDDFPYPVKALTYAWVTTGIAPIMHQYTLLDYKENVIDDPFKDVESTILKEDLLDCDTNFHDYISGREATNTFSMTIQYNYSPEFPIEGCDIDWKINFMNKYNDVEFIDQVHYDIWVVDEKGNRLRSYAEDIGRADLFNGFGQVHLLLPVEENAGIIHYVIFVHGTGSEYEIPDATMGGYITIDIEISENPLLVQLDNSVTLPSKIPSWIKNNAEWWAAGQINDDSFIQGIQFLIKEDVLQIPSTEQGTSSGSNEIPSWIKNNAEWWAAGQINDDSFIQGIQFLIKEGIIKITS; encoded by the coding sequence ATGAAGTTTTATCTGGTATTATCTAGTCTATTAGTTATTTTGTTCAGTGTAGGGTATTCTAATCTATCTTATGGACAAGGCGTTCAAACAGCTGGAGGTGTAAATGTAGATGGTTCTTGGTATTTGGGAGAAGGTCTTGCAATTGGAGATTATTTTGAATACTCTCTTTGTGAAATCGATCTTAATGACTGTGCTCCTATCAAAATAAAATTTTGGATTAAAGGAGATATACAAAATGAAAGTGAATCGCTATGGGATGCAAAAGTCGTAGTTATTGACGGCAATAAAATAATTAAAGGCTCAATGGGTCTTGGTAAAAACTCCCCTGAACCAGTAACTTTTGATGATAATCTATTTCATTATGCCATTGCATTCAAATCCTCCTTGGCATGGTTATCTGCTTTTGCTACTGCAAATGAAGATGATCGAATACATGGACCACAAAAGTTTAGCGATGCAGCATGGGGTAAAATTGGTGCTATTGGAGGTGGGCAATTAATTCCTAAACGCACTGAAACAATAACTACTCCTGCTGGAACTGCAGATGCAGTTGTTGTTGGCTGGTATAGTGGTAACAATAATGAAATTTGGATAGTTGATGATTTCCCTTATCCTGTCAAGGCATTAACATATGCATGGGTTACTACAGGCATTGCTCCAATAATGCATCAATATACATTGTTAGATTATAAAGAAAATGTAATTGATGACCCATTCAAGGATGTTGAATCAACTATACTAAAAGAAGATTTGTTGGATTGTGATACTAACTTTCATGATTATATTAGCGGTCGTGAAGCTACAAACACATTTTCCATGACAATACAGTATAATTATTCTCCAGAATTTCCTATTGAAGGATGTGATATTGATTGGAAAATAAACTTCATGAACAAGTACAATGATGTGGAATTTATTGATCAAGTCCATTATGATATTTGGGTAGTTGACGAAAAGGGTAACCGTCTCCGTTCATATGCAGAAGATATTGGTCGTGCAGATTTGTTTAATGGTTTTGGACAAGTTCATCTTCTTCTTCCAGTTGAAGAAAATGCAGGAATAATTCATTATGTAATTTTTGTTCATGGAACGGGTTCAGAATATGAAATCCCTGATGCTACTATGGGAGGATATATCACTATAGATATTGAAATTTCAGAAAATCCTCTTCTTGTTCAATTAGATAATTCTGTTACTTTACCTTCTAAAATTCCTTCATGGATTAAAAACAATGCAGAATGGTGGGCAGCAGGACAAATAAACGATGATTCATTCATTCAAGGAATACAGTTTTTGATCAAAGAAGATGTATTGCAAATTCCTTCGACAGAACAAGGTACAAGTTCTGGTTCAAATGAAATTCCTTCATGGATTAAAAACAATGCAGAATGGTGGGCAGCAGGACAAATAAACGATGATTCATTCATTCAAGGAATACAGTTTTTGATCAAAGAAGGAATAATAAAAATCACTTCTTAA
- a CDS encoding winged helix-turn-helix domain-containing protein: MTVTKKYRERIYIIKDIILTLSEYGQLNQTALFSFCGLNITKHKQILDNLEKNEMIQRIETVDGKRTITIFKVTHKGIDFCNEIIEPFEKLFPRSGRSNVENLE, translated from the coding sequence TTGACTGTTACAAAAAAATATCGTGAACGAATTTACATCATAAAAGATATTATTTTGACTCTATCTGAGTACGGTCAACTTAATCAGACTGCATTGTTTAGTTTTTGTGGATTAAACATTACAAAACACAAACAAATTTTGGATAATCTTGAAAAAAATGAAATGATACAAAGAATAGAAACTGTTGATGGGAAGAGAACTATCACCATCTTTAAGGTAACTCATAAAGGAATAGATTTTTGTAATGAAATTATAGAACCTTTTGAAAAATTATTCCCAAGAAGTGGTAGATCTAATGTGGAAAATCTTGAATAA
- a CDS encoding DNA-binding protein: MSFPESDEPPVDNKNHELDAQKEQILKQILSPEARMRLNNIKMVKPELSDMVEQYLIGMATQGKIPGQINDDQLKQILLSTQQPKRDFKINRI; encoded by the coding sequence ATGAGTTTTCCAGAATCTGATGAACCTCCTGTTGATAACAAAAATCATGAATTAGATGCACAAAAAGAACAAATTCTAAAACAGATTCTATCACCTGAAGCTAGAATGAGACTAAATAACATCAAAATGGTAAAACCTGAATTATCTGATATGGTTGAACAATACCTGATCGGTATGGCAACCCAAGGAAAAATTCCTGGACAAATTAATGACGATCAATTAAAACAAATTTTGCTCTCTACACAGCAACCTAAACGTGATTTTAAGATAAATCGAATTTAA
- a CDS encoding zinc-binding dehydrogenase — protein MKAVVYNEYAPDDNYAKILKVQDIDDPKPKSDEVVFKVKAAALNYNDIWGMRGQPVPVPLPHVSGSDAAGDVIAVGEDVKNIKVGDRVVSHSNMSCRVCKACTDGREFDCVNRIIWGFQTGPTWGAFQEVTHLPEVNVAKIPEGVSYDEAAAASMTLLTSWHMLVGRAKITPGQTVLIMGGGSGVGSFGIQIAKLYNCDVIATASPDKLDKCLELGADFAVDHRKEDWHKEVRAITKELAKKKDEAPGIDVSFDHIGETHWNKQLTLLKYGATLVSCGATTGYNAQTDLRHVFFKGTNILGSTQGTKAELEQGLYWMGQGKIKAAIDSTYTFEQAAEAHTKMLTGKGLFGKILMKPEGA, from the coding sequence ATGAAAGCCGTTGTATACAATGAATACGCACCAGATGATAATTATGCTAAAATCCTCAAAGTCCAGGATATAGATGACCCAAAACCAAAATCAGACGAAGTAGTTTTCAAAGTTAAAGCTGCTGCTCTAAATTATAATGATATTTGGGGAATGAGGGGTCAACCAGTTCCTGTTCCATTACCACATGTTTCAGGTTCTGATGCTGCAGGTGATGTAATTGCAGTAGGTGAAGATGTTAAAAATATCAAAGTCGGAGATAGAGTTGTATCTCACTCTAACATGTCATGTAGAGTTTGTAAAGCATGTACTGATGGTAGAGAATTTGATTGTGTAAACAGAATCATTTGGGGATTTCAAACTGGTCCTACTTGGGGAGCATTTCAAGAAGTAACTCATTTACCTGAAGTAAATGTGGCAAAAATTCCTGAAGGAGTTTCATATGATGAAGCAGCTGCTGCATCCATGACGTTGTTGACATCATGGCACATGCTTGTAGGAAGAGCCAAAATCACACCAGGACAAACTGTCTTAATTATGGGTGGTGGTTCTGGAGTGGGCAGCTTTGGTATCCAAATTGCTAAACTATACAATTGCGATGTTATTGCAACAGCAAGTCCAGATAAACTAGATAAATGTCTAGAACTTGGAGCAGATTTTGCAGTAGATCATAGAAAAGAAGATTGGCATAAAGAAGTTAGAGCAATCACTAAAGAACTTGCAAAGAAGAAAGATGAAGCACCAGGAATTGATGTATCATTTGATCACATTGGTGAAACACACTGGAACAAACAACTGACTTTGCTCAAATATGGTGCAACTTTGGTATCCTGTGGTGCAACTACTGGTTACAATGCACAAACTGATCTTAGACATGTCTTCTTTAAGGGAACTAATATCTTAGGTTCAACACAAGGAACTAAAGCTGAACTAGAACAAGGACTCTATTGGATGGGCCAAGGAAAAATCAAAGCAGCAATTGACTCAACTTATACCTTTGAGCAAGCAGCTGAGGCTCATACAAAGATGTTGACCGGAAAAGGATTGTTCGGAAAAATCTTAATGAAGCCAGAGGGCGCATAG
- a CDS encoding cupredoxin domain-containing protein, producing MKKKKPSKISRGTIISVSVVAGVIILIGVVTLNSFSPVNSDNLVFAPSSNVFLKAVSSSNGNYHYQHAKGGKTTGSAEGISPSISVSQDNLIQLHLINEDRNQPNNPSKHNLNIDEFNVHTKDLGYFQSESITFVADKLGTFDYYCSIHPDMKGTITVSE from the coding sequence TTGAAAAAGAAAAAACCTTCTAAAATATCCCGAGGAACGATTATCTCAGTGAGTGTTGTTGCAGGAGTAATTATTTTGATAGGTGTAGTTACTCTAAATTCTTTTAGTCCTGTTAATTCTGATAATCTTGTTTTTGCACCATCATCAAATGTATTTTTAAAAGCAGTATCTTCCTCAAATGGAAATTACCATTATCAACATGCTAAAGGAGGAAAGACCACAGGCTCTGCAGAAGGCATATCCCCTTCAATTTCTGTATCACAGGATAACCTTATTCAACTTCATTTGATCAATGAAGACCGAAATCAACCCAATAATCCATCAAAACATAATTTGAATATTGATGAATTTAACGTACATACAAAAGATCTTGGATACTTTCAATCAGAATCAATTACGTTTGTGGCAGACAAACTGGGTACTTTTGATTATTATTGTTCAATTCATCCTGATATGAAGGGAACCATTACCGTATCTGAATAA